In Mycolicibacterium alvei, a single window of DNA contains:
- a CDS encoding aldehyde dehydrogenase family protein, which yields MTSSQVINPATEEVLTTVQLCDVAGVDDAVARADVAQRAWARLAPADRAAALRAFAAVVDAHIDELAALEVANSGHPIGQAEWEAGHVRDVLQFYSATPERLSGKQIPVAGGLDVTFNEPLGTVGLITPWNFPMTIAAWGFAPALAAGNAVLLKPAEWTPLTSIRLGELAVESGLPAGLFQVLPGKGSVVGERFVTHPGVRKVVFTGSTTVGKRVMAGAAAQVKRVTLELGGKSANIVFDDCDLEKAAATAPYGVFDNAGQDCCARSRILVQRSVYDRFMELLEPAVKGVAVGDPTARNTEMGPLVSRPHWESVSSYVPDDAPVAFRGSTPEGPGFWFPPTVLTPQRTDRTVTDEIFGPVVTVLAFEDEADAIALANDTPYGLSGSVWTDNLSRAMRVSRAVESGNLSVNSHSSVRYNTPFGGFKQSGLGRELGPDAPLSFTETKNVFFAVEEL from the coding sequence ATGACTTCCAGCCAGGTCATCAACCCGGCCACCGAAGAGGTGCTGACCACGGTCCAACTCTGTGACGTGGCCGGTGTCGACGACGCGGTGGCACGTGCGGACGTGGCGCAACGGGCCTGGGCCCGGTTGGCACCGGCCGACAGGGCCGCTGCGCTGCGCGCCTTCGCCGCCGTCGTGGACGCCCACATCGATGAGTTGGCCGCCCTCGAGGTGGCCAACTCCGGGCATCCGATCGGCCAGGCCGAATGGGAGGCCGGGCACGTCCGCGACGTCCTGCAGTTCTACTCTGCTACTCCGGAGCGGTTGAGCGGCAAGCAGATCCCGGTGGCCGGCGGCCTGGACGTCACGTTCAACGAGCCGTTGGGCACGGTCGGGCTGATCACGCCGTGGAACTTCCCGATGACGATCGCCGCCTGGGGTTTTGCACCCGCACTGGCCGCGGGTAACGCGGTACTGCTCAAGCCCGCGGAATGGACCCCGCTCACCTCGATCCGGCTCGGTGAGCTCGCCGTCGAATCAGGTTTGCCGGCCGGGCTTTTCCAGGTGCTACCCGGCAAGGGTTCGGTGGTCGGGGAGAGGTTCGTCACCCATCCCGGCGTGCGCAAGGTGGTGTTCACCGGGTCCACCACCGTGGGGAAGCGGGTGATGGCCGGGGCCGCAGCTCAGGTCAAACGGGTGACCCTGGAGTTGGGTGGCAAGAGTGCGAACATCGTGTTCGACGACTGCGATCTGGAGAAGGCTGCGGCCACCGCACCGTACGGAGTGTTCGACAACGCCGGCCAGGACTGCTGTGCACGCAGCCGGATTCTGGTGCAGCGCAGTGTCTACGACCGGTTCATGGAATTGCTGGAGCCGGCGGTCAAGGGCGTGGCCGTCGGGGACCCCACGGCGCGCAACACCGAGATGGGACCGCTGGTGTCCCGTCCGCACTGGGAATCGGTGTCGTCCTACGTGCCCGACGACGCCCCGGTGGCCTTCCGGGGTTCCACCCCCGAAGGGCCCGGGTTCTGGTTCCCGCCGACCGTGTTGACGCCGCAGCGCACCGACCGCACGGTGACCGACGAGATCTTCGGGCCGGTGGTCACCGTGCTCGCGTTCGAGGACGAAGCCGACGCCATCGCACTCGCCAACGACACCCCTTATGGTTTGTCCGGCTCGGTATGGACCGACAATCTCTCGCGCGCGATGCGGGTGTCGAGGGCGGTGGAATCGGGCAATCTCAGCGTCAACTCGCATTCGTCGGTGCGCTACAACACGCCGTTCGGCGGGTTCAAACAGTCGGGTCTGGGGCGCGAGTTGGGGCCTGACGCACCACTGTCTTTCACCGAGACCAAGAACGTCTTTTTCGCAGTAGAGGAGTTGTAG
- a CDS encoding gamma-glutamyl-gamma-aminobutyrate hydrolase family protein, translating to MTTYLQQAQTGVWDVPASFLPQVYFEGVTRAGGIALLLPPQPVDDEIADRVLDRVDGLVITGGPDVDPRRYGQQAHPATNAPATGRDAWEFALLEAALRRDIPVLGVCRGAQVLNTALGGTLHQHLPEVIGHSHHQKGDAVFGTSAVHTVPDTRLAALIGATSDAQCYHHQAIDRLGAGLVVSARDSDGVIEAVERDPALSGDVFVLGVQWHPEESLDDLRLFTAVVDAARIYATERVS from the coding sequence ATGACGACCTATCTGCAGCAGGCGCAGACGGGAGTCTGGGACGTGCCGGCCAGTTTCCTGCCGCAGGTGTATTTCGAAGGTGTCACCCGTGCGGGTGGTATCGCGCTGCTGTTACCGCCGCAACCGGTGGATGATGAGATCGCCGACCGGGTGCTCGACCGCGTCGACGGGCTGGTGATCACCGGCGGTCCGGACGTGGATCCACGGCGCTACGGACAGCAGGCGCATCCGGCCACCAACGCGCCGGCGACCGGGCGCGATGCCTGGGAATTCGCTCTGCTGGAAGCCGCCCTGCGACGCGATATTCCGGTGCTCGGTGTGTGCCGCGGGGCGCAGGTCCTGAACACGGCGCTCGGCGGCACCCTGCACCAGCACCTGCCCGAGGTGATCGGGCACAGTCATCATCAGAAGGGCGACGCGGTGTTCGGCACATCGGCGGTACACACCGTGCCCGACACCCGGCTGGCAGCTCTGATCGGCGCGACATCCGATGCGCAGTGCTACCACCATCAGGCCATCGACCGGCTCGGTGCGGGCCTGGTGGTCAGCGCGCGCGACAGCGACGGCGTGATCGAGGCCGTCGAACGTGATCCGGCACTGTCCGGCGATGTGTTCGTGCTCGGCGTGCAATGGCACCCGGAAGAAAGCCTCGACGACCTACGGTTGTTCACCGCCGTGGTGGATGCCGCCAGAATCTATGCGACAGAGAGGGTTTCATGA
- a CDS encoding glutamine synthetase family protein encodes MSQNPGMLARADLERLVASGEIDTVIVAFCDMQGRLTGKRVSGRLFVEEVAAHGAECCNYLLAVDVDMNTVDGYSMSSWDTGYGDMVMTADFSTLRVVPWLPGTALVMADLSRLDGRAVEQAPRSILNRQIDRLAERKLVPYVGTELEFMVFDNTFREAWAAGYRDLTPASDYNVDYSMMASSRMEPLLRDIRRGMEGAGLYCEGVKGECNLGQQEIAFRYDHARNTCDNHTIYKNGAKEIADQHGKSLTFMAKFDEREGNSCHIHISLRGDDGSLVFADESGPHGMSSMFRSFIAGQLATLRELTLFHAPNINSYKRFSDGSFAPTAIAWGMDNRTCALRVVGHGSGMRVECRAPGGDVNQYLAVSALIAGGLYGIDHELELPEALPGNAYASEAQRLPTTLAEAAELFEKSEVARTAFGDDVVEHYLNNARVELAAFNSAVTDWERVRGFERL; translated from the coding sequence ATGAGCCAGAACCCCGGCATGCTGGCACGGGCCGACCTGGAGCGCCTGGTGGCGTCGGGCGAGATCGACACCGTGATCGTCGCCTTCTGCGATATGCAGGGCCGGCTGACGGGCAAGCGGGTCTCGGGACGGCTGTTCGTCGAGGAGGTGGCCGCGCACGGTGCGGAGTGCTGTAACTACCTGCTCGCCGTCGACGTCGACATGAACACCGTCGACGGCTACTCGATGTCGAGCTGGGATACCGGATACGGCGACATGGTGATGACCGCGGACTTCAGTACCCTGCGGGTCGTCCCGTGGCTGCCCGGCACCGCGCTCGTGATGGCTGATCTGTCGCGGCTCGACGGTCGCGCTGTCGAGCAGGCGCCGCGCAGCATCCTCAACCGTCAGATCGACCGTCTGGCCGAGCGGAAACTGGTGCCTTACGTCGGCACCGAGCTCGAATTCATGGTCTTCGACAACACATTCCGCGAGGCGTGGGCGGCGGGCTATCGCGATCTGACACCGGCCAGCGACTACAACGTCGACTACTCGATGATGGCCTCCAGCCGGATGGAACCGCTCCTGCGGGACATCCGCCGCGGCATGGAGGGCGCCGGGCTGTACTGCGAGGGCGTCAAGGGGGAGTGCAACCTGGGTCAGCAGGAGATCGCCTTCCGCTACGACCACGCCCGCAACACCTGCGACAACCACACCATCTACAAGAACGGCGCCAAGGAGATCGCCGACCAGCACGGCAAGAGCCTGACCTTCATGGCGAAGTTCGATGAACGCGAAGGCAACAGCTGTCATATCCACATCTCGCTGCGCGGCGATGACGGATCACTCGTATTCGCCGACGAGTCGGGGCCGCACGGGATGTCGTCGATGTTCCGTAGTTTCATTGCCGGCCAACTGGCCACCCTGCGCGAGCTGACCCTGTTCCATGCGCCGAACATCAACTCCTACAAGAGATTTTCCGATGGCAGCTTTGCGCCCACCGCCATTGCCTGGGGCATGGACAACCGCACCTGCGCCTTGCGGGTGGTCGGCCACGGGTCCGGTATGCGGGTGGAATGCCGGGCGCCCGGAGGCGACGTCAACCAGTACCTGGCAGTGTCGGCACTGATCGCCGGCGGGCTGTACGGCATCGATCATGAGCTGGAACTGCCCGAAGCCTTGCCGGGCAATGCCTATGCCAGTGAGGCGCAACGGCTACCCACCACCCTGGCCGAGGCAGCCGAGCTGTTCGAGAAGTCTGAGGTCGCGCGCACCGCCTTCGGGGACGACGTCGTCGAGCACTACCTGAACAACGCCCGGGTCGAACTGGCGGCGTTCAATTCCGCGGTGACCGACTGGGAAAGGGTGCGCGGTTTTGAGCGGCTCTGA
- a CDS encoding amino acid permease, whose amino-acid sequence MPEGHEELTEHLTDDEEHLAKLGYVQELQRSWSGFSNFAISFSIISILAGCFTSFGLGWNNGGPAAIAWGWPIVSCFILIIGFCLAELVSAYPTSGGIYWWASKLGGPKAGFYTGWLNLIGLVAILASVSYGSATFLDLTLGTFSESWLAGYSLTRVFIMFLIILAVSAVINIFSSHLLAVINNVSVWWHVAGATAVIAILWLLPDQHASASEVFAKTINNSGIFSGSTSGWGFLLFVLPISAILTQYTITGYDASAHLSEETKSAANAAAKGIWQSIFYSAIGGWILLLSFLFAVQNSDEVSANGGAVATIFTQALGSKWAGVVLLIATAGQLFCTTACQTSASRMLFAFSRDRAVPGHQLWSKVSASRVPANAVIVTAVIAAIITLPAIVPVKIPVNGVDVPSPVAFYAVVSIGVVGLYLCFAVPIYYRRKAGDSFEQGRWNVGDKYKWMAPVAIIEIVVTSIIAMFPTSLGGMPWDPSFEWKFVNYTPLLVGGVLVLLFLYWHVSVKHWFTGPIKQVDTSTTPVSG is encoded by the coding sequence ATGCCCGAGGGGCACGAAGAACTCACCGAACACCTCACCGACGACGAAGAACATCTCGCCAAGCTCGGCTACGTCCAGGAACTGCAGCGGTCCTGGTCGGGATTCTCCAACTTCGCCATCTCGTTCTCCATCATCTCGATCCTGGCGGGTTGCTTCACCTCGTTCGGGCTAGGTTGGAACAACGGTGGCCCGGCCGCCATCGCCTGGGGCTGGCCGATCGTCTCGTGTTTCATCCTGATCATCGGGTTCTGCCTGGCCGAACTCGTCTCCGCATATCCCACGTCCGGTGGAATCTATTGGTGGGCCTCCAAACTCGGCGGACCCAAGGCCGGCTTCTATACCGGCTGGCTCAACCTGATCGGATTGGTCGCGATCCTGGCGTCGGTGTCCTACGGCAGCGCGACGTTCCTGGACCTCACCCTGGGCACCTTCAGCGAATCCTGGCTCGCCGGCTACAGCCTGACCCGGGTGTTCATCATGTTCCTGATCATTCTGGCGGTCTCGGCGGTGATCAACATCTTCTCGTCACACCTGCTGGCCGTCATCAACAACGTCTCGGTCTGGTGGCACGTCGCGGGCGCCACCGCGGTGATCGCCATCCTCTGGCTGCTCCCCGATCAACACGCCAGCGCCTCCGAGGTTTTCGCCAAGACCATCAACAACTCCGGGATCTTCTCGGGCTCCACCTCCGGGTGGGGCTTCCTGCTGTTCGTCCTGCCGATCTCGGCAATCCTGACGCAGTACACGATCACCGGCTACGACGCTTCGGCCCATCTGTCCGAGGAGACCAAGAGCGCAGCCAACGCCGCCGCGAAGGGCATCTGGCAGTCGATCTTCTACTCGGCCATCGGTGGCTGGATCCTGTTGCTGTCGTTCCTGTTTGCGGTGCAGAACTCCGACGAGGTGTCCGCCAACGGTGGAGCGGTGGCGACGATCTTCACCCAGGCCCTGGGATCGAAGTGGGCCGGCGTCGTGCTGCTGATCGCCACCGCGGGGCAGCTGTTCTGCACCACCGCCTGCCAGACCAGCGCCTCACGCATGCTGTTCGCCTTCAGCCGGGACCGCGCGGTCCCAGGCCACCAGCTGTGGTCGAAGGTCAGCGCCAGCCGCGTGCCCGCCAACGCCGTCATCGTCACCGCGGTGATCGCGGCGATCATCACGCTGCCCGCCATCGTGCCGGTGAAGATTCCGGTCAACGGCGTCGACGTGCCGTCACCGGTGGCGTTCTATGCGGTGGTCTCGATCGGCGTGGTCGGGCTGTACCTGTGCTTCGCGGTACCGATCTACTACCGGAGGAAGGCCGGCGACTCGTTCGAACAGGGCCGGTGGAACGTGGGCGACAAGTACAAGTGGATGGCGCCGGTGGCCATCATCGAAATCGTCGTGACCTCGATCATCGCGATGTTCCCGACCTCGCTGGGCGGCATGCCGTGGGATCCGAGCTTCGAGTGGAAGTTCGTGAACTACACGCCGCTGCTGGTCGGCGGCGTGCTGGTGCTGCTGTTCCTCTACTGGCACGTGTCGGTGAAGCACTGGTTCACCGGTCCGATCAAACAGGTGGACACCTCCACCACACCTGTCTCCGGTTGA
- a CDS encoding DEAD/DEAH box helicase, giving the protein MGPGFGFGIARDELIRDFGAQSTVRGERYAAEGRVRDVEFDADDRVLRGRCVGSHGQFYVLEVGLSAGSRAVVEWALCSCPVGSFCKHAVALVLTAAPADAAHEPVERWRYLLDKVLDEVAVPGGGGKPIALEFSIGAPTRYRPGTLLMLRPLTLGKRGTWITRALTWRRLADHPDAGEFDREQYRAVRALVSEMVRYSAPHSGEGMMLNGMPATLWPRLDEVLDAGVTILADPATGIRAVELAKNVHLRLDFAAEGGGGAVMSVSLIVDGQERDPAGVGLIGMPAPHGMFQVVDSVLRLGAFDPVPGRTMAELLGHHEQVHIPVDMARELAVDILPRLASSVDMEVADGLFVPPTITGPKPALTVKIVDGGARAFWSTRYEVNDQHHDFDPLSSAGLIGYRDPAAEEELWHRVLPALQVVAAAAQDWKRQATQHVNRRISTTLDAEAVHELRAIVNAVSAVDAVAVASQRTLLGGVTLTAVEAAVLCDQTLPQLSCYADLIVDADGRYRAAGADPVLSFSGDTSVPGDWFNLNVTVSVDGETVALPEVIRELASGATHMMLPSGIYFRLDTPELVRFRALLDEARALGEIDGDRVNAASLNVTLWDELLELGVVDEQLARWRANLGRLAAARPPAPIEPPVGLDADLRDYQRDGLDWLSFLWDNGIGGVLADDMGLGKTVQTLALIARAVSGGAGKFLVVAPTSVARNWVAECRKFAPGLNAVVVTSTNARAAIGLAEQVAAADIVVTSYTLLRMDVGAYSQIPWAGMVLDEAQFVKNHHSKTHQAARLLDVPFKLAITGTPMENNLMELWSLLSITVPGLFPSPKVFETYFRKPIESGQADDLLPVLRRRIKPVLLRRTKGQVLTELPPKSEQVLTIGLSAKHRKIYDTRLARERQKVLGLLGDWEKNRFQIFRSLTLLRQLSLHPGLVDDSARSIGSAKIDFLVEQLDQLVAEGHSALVFSQFTGFLGIVRAHLDSAGTAYSYLDGSVDSDGRARAIEEFDAGSKQVFLISLKAGGFGLNLTAADYCFLCDPWWSPAAEAQAVDRAHRIGQARPVTVYRLVAENTIEEKVVALQDRKRALFAAVVDDGDLFGSAVTASDIRELLG; this is encoded by the coding sequence ATGGGGCCTGGATTCGGCTTCGGCATAGCCCGTGACGAGCTGATTCGCGATTTCGGTGCGCAGTCGACCGTGCGCGGTGAACGCTATGCGGCCGAGGGCCGCGTCCGCGACGTCGAGTTCGATGCCGACGATCGGGTGCTGCGCGGACGGTGTGTGGGTTCGCATGGTCAGTTCTACGTCCTTGAGGTCGGCCTGTCGGCGGGCAGCCGGGCTGTCGTCGAGTGGGCGTTGTGCTCATGCCCCGTGGGGTCGTTCTGCAAACATGCGGTCGCCCTGGTGCTGACCGCCGCGCCGGCTGATGCGGCACATGAGCCGGTGGAGCGCTGGCGCTACCTGCTCGACAAGGTGCTCGACGAGGTCGCCGTCCCCGGCGGGGGCGGCAAACCGATCGCGCTGGAATTCTCCATCGGTGCACCGACCCGCTACCGCCCGGGGACGCTGCTGATGCTGCGCCCACTGACTCTCGGTAAACGGGGCACTTGGATCACCCGGGCATTGACCTGGCGTCGCCTCGCGGACCACCCCGATGCCGGCGAGTTCGATCGTGAGCAGTACCGGGCGGTGCGCGCGCTGGTGTCGGAGATGGTGCGGTACTCCGCGCCGCACAGCGGCGAAGGGATGATGCTCAACGGAATGCCCGCCACCCTGTGGCCGCGGCTCGACGAGGTGCTCGACGCCGGCGTGACCATCCTGGCCGACCCCGCAACGGGTATCCGTGCGGTCGAGTTGGCCAAGAACGTCCACCTCCGGTTGGACTTCGCCGCCGAGGGCGGTGGCGGTGCCGTGATGTCGGTGTCCCTGATCGTCGACGGGCAGGAACGCGACCCCGCCGGCGTCGGACTGATCGGGATGCCGGCGCCGCACGGGATGTTTCAGGTTGTCGACTCGGTGCTACGGCTGGGTGCCTTCGATCCGGTTCCCGGACGCACCATGGCCGAGCTTCTGGGCCATCACGAGCAGGTGCACATCCCGGTCGACATGGCGCGCGAACTTGCGGTCGACATCCTGCCCCGCCTGGCCAGCAGTGTGGACATGGAGGTCGCCGACGGTCTCTTCGTCCCACCGACCATCACCGGCCCGAAGCCCGCGCTGACCGTCAAGATCGTCGACGGCGGTGCACGGGCCTTCTGGAGCACCCGATATGAGGTCAACGATCAGCATCACGACTTCGACCCGCTGTCTTCGGCCGGGCTGATCGGGTATCGCGACCCGGCCGCGGAGGAGGAGCTCTGGCATCGGGTGCTGCCGGCGTTGCAGGTGGTCGCAGCGGCCGCGCAGGACTGGAAACGTCAAGCCACACAGCATGTCAACCGCCGCATTTCCACGACGCTCGACGCCGAGGCGGTCCACGAATTACGGGCCATCGTCAATGCCGTGAGCGCTGTGGACGCGGTCGCGGTCGCGTCCCAGCGCACTCTGCTGGGCGGGGTCACTCTCACCGCTGTGGAGGCCGCGGTGCTGTGTGACCAGACCCTGCCGCAACTGAGCTGTTACGCGGATCTGATCGTCGATGCCGATGGCCGGTATCGAGCTGCCGGTGCCGACCCGGTGCTGTCGTTCTCCGGAGACACCTCCGTTCCGGGTGACTGGTTCAACCTGAACGTCACGGTGAGCGTGGACGGCGAGACGGTGGCCCTGCCCGAGGTCATCCGCGAATTAGCTTCTGGCGCAACGCACATGATGCTGCCATCGGGTATCTACTTCCGGCTCGACACGCCGGAGCTGGTCCGGTTCAGAGCCCTGCTCGACGAGGCGCGTGCGCTCGGTGAGATCGACGGGGACCGGGTCAACGCCGCATCGCTCAACGTCACATTGTGGGACGAACTGCTGGAGCTCGGCGTTGTCGACGAGCAGCTCGCCCGGTGGCGGGCCAATCTGGGGCGCTTGGCCGCCGCGCGTCCGCCGGCGCCGATCGAACCGCCGGTGGGCCTCGACGCCGACCTACGCGACTACCAGCGGGACGGGCTGGACTGGCTCTCCTTCCTGTGGGACAACGGGATCGGCGGGGTCCTCGCCGACGACATGGGACTGGGCAAGACCGTGCAGACCCTGGCACTCATCGCGCGGGCCGTCAGCGGCGGGGCCGGGAAGTTTCTGGTGGTGGCGCCGACCAGCGTGGCGCGCAACTGGGTGGCCGAGTGCCGCAAGTTCGCCCCTGGTCTGAATGCGGTGGTGGTGACCTCGACCAATGCCCGGGCGGCCATCGGGTTGGCCGAACAGGTGGCCGCGGCCGACATCGTCGTCACCTCCTACACGCTGCTGCGCATGGACGTCGGCGCATACTCGCAAATCCCATGGGCCGGAATGGTTCTCGACGAGGCCCAGTTCGTCAAGAACCACCACAGCAAGACCCATCAGGCGGCCCGGCTGCTCGACGTGCCGTTCAAGTTGGCGATCACCGGCACACCCATGGAGAACAACCTGATGGAGTTGTGGTCGCTGCTGTCGATCACGGTGCCCGGTCTGTTCCCGTCACCCAAGGTGTTCGAGACGTATTTCCGTAAGCCGATCGAATCGGGTCAGGCCGACGACCTGCTCCCGGTGCTGCGCAGGCGGATCAAGCCGGTGCTGCTGCGCCGCACGAAGGGCCAGGTACTGACCGAGCTGCCCCCGAAGAGTGAGCAGGTGTTGACCATCGGGCTGAGCGCCAAGCATCGCAAGATCTACGACACGCGGCTGGCCCGGGAACGGCAGAAGGTGTTGGGACTGCTGGGGGACTGGGAGAAGAACCGGTTCCAGATCTTCCGGTCGCTGACCCTGCTGCGCCAGTTGAGCCTGCATCCGGGGTTGGTCGACGACTCCGCACGCTCGATCGGGTCGGCCAAGATCGACTTCCTGGTCGAGCAACTCGATCAGCTGGTGGCCGAGGGGCACAGTGCACTGGTGTTCAGCCAGTTCACCGGGTTTCTCGGCATCGTCCGCGCGCATCTGGATTCCGCGGGGACCGCCTACAGCTATCTCGACGGTTCGGTCGACTCCGATGGAAGAGCCAGGGCCATCGAGGAATTCGATGCCGGCAGCAAGCAGGTGTTCCTGATCAGCCTGAAGGCCGGTGGATTCGGGCTCAACCTCACCGCCGCCGACTACTGCTTTCTGTGTGACCCGTGGTGGAGCCCGGCCGCCGAGGCGCAGGCGGTCGACCGGGCCCACCGCATCGGGCAGGCCCGGCCGGTCACCGTCTACCGTCTGGTCGCGGAGAACACCATCGAGGAGAAAGTGGTTGCGTTGCAGGACCGCAAGCGGGCCCTGTTCGCCGCCGTGGTCGATGACGGCGATCTGTTCGGCTCGGCCGTCACCGCCTCCGATATCCGCGAACTGCTCGGCTGA
- a CDS encoding N-acetylglutaminylglutamine amidotransferase — protein MCGAAGEVRLDGRTPDISAVSAMADAMAPRGPDAAGVWSQGRVALGHRRLKIIDLTEAGAQPMVDPELGLTVCWNGCIYNYQELRRELSGHGYRFFSHSDTEVLLKAYHHWGDRFVEHLMGMFAFAIVERDTGRVLLGRDRLGIKPLYITEDSHRIRFASSLPALLAGGGVDTRIDPIALHHYLTFHSVVPPPLTILQGIKKVPPASVVAIEPDGSRHTTVYWSPDFTRHSDRADWSEKDWEDAVLESLRRAVERRLVADVPVGCLLSGGVDSSLIVGLLAEAGQHGLSTFSIGFESVGGVAGDEFKYSDIIAEHFETDHHQIRIGTDRMLPALDGAISAMSEPMVSHDCVAFYLLSQEVSKHVKVVQSGQGADEVFAGYHWYPPMAEPGAAGLDGSVASYRGAFFDRDSTGVSALISESYLADGDPSGAFVTDHFAAAGAGTGVDRALRLDTTVMLVDDPVKRVDNMTMAWGLEGRVPFLDHELVELAATCPPGLKIAHGGKGVLKQAARRVVPAAVIDRPKGYFPVPALTHLEGPYLDLVRDALYAPEAKERGLFRPEAVDRLLADPNGRLTPLRGNELWQIALLELWLQRHGVTGASA, from the coding sequence ATGTGTGGAGCCGCCGGGGAGGTGCGTCTCGATGGCCGGACACCGGATATTTCAGCGGTGTCGGCCATGGCAGACGCGATGGCACCCAGGGGTCCGGATGCGGCCGGTGTGTGGTCGCAAGGCCGGGTCGCGCTGGGTCACCGCCGCCTGAAAATCATTGACCTGACCGAAGCGGGCGCCCAGCCCATGGTCGATCCCGAACTCGGATTGACCGTTTGCTGGAACGGCTGCATCTACAACTACCAGGAGCTGCGCCGGGAACTGTCCGGGCACGGTTACCGGTTCTTCTCCCACAGCGACACCGAGGTGCTGCTCAAGGCCTATCACCACTGGGGCGACCGGTTCGTCGAGCATCTGATGGGGATGTTCGCCTTCGCGATCGTGGAGCGCGACACCGGGCGGGTGCTGCTGGGCCGCGATCGGCTGGGCATCAAGCCGCTCTACATCACCGAGGACAGCCACCGGATCCGGTTCGCGTCGTCGCTGCCCGCACTGCTGGCGGGCGGCGGGGTCGACACCCGGATCGACCCGATCGCACTGCACCACTACCTCACCTTCCATTCGGTGGTACCGCCCCCGTTGACGATCTTGCAGGGCATCAAGAAGGTGCCGCCCGCTTCGGTGGTCGCGATCGAACCCGACGGCAGCCGGCACACCACCGTCTACTGGTCGCCGGACTTCACCCGGCACTCCGACCGGGCCGACTGGTCGGAAAAGGATTGGGAGGACGCGGTACTGGAGTCGCTGCGGCGCGCTGTCGAGCGACGCCTGGTGGCCGACGTGCCCGTCGGATGTCTACTGTCCGGCGGGGTCGATTCTTCTCTGATCGTCGGCCTGCTCGCCGAGGCCGGCCAGCACGGGCTGTCCACGTTCTCCATCGGTTTCGAGTCGGTGGGCGGGGTGGCCGGAGACGAGTTCAAATACTCCGACATCATCGCCGAGCACTTCGAAACCGATCACCACCAGATCCGGATCGGCACCGACCGCATGCTGCCCGCCCTCGACGGAGCGATCAGCGCGATGAGCGAACCGATGGTCAGCCATGACTGTGTGGCCTTCTATCTGCTCAGCCAGGAAGTGTCCAAACACGTCAAGGTGGTGCAGTCCGGGCAGGGTGCCGATGAAGTCTTCGCCGGTTACCACTGGTATCCGCCGATGGCCGAGCCAGGTGCGGCCGGCCTGGACGGCTCGGTGGCCAGCTACCGGGGCGCGTTCTTCGACCGGGACAGCACCGGGGTGAGCGCGCTGATCAGCGAGAGCTACCTGGCTGACGGGGACCCCAGCGGCGCGTTCGTGACCGATCACTTCGCCGCGGCGGGCGCCGGGACCGGGGTGGACCGGGCGTTGCGCCTGGACACCACGGTGATGTTGGTCGATGACCCGGTCAAGCGGGTCGACAACATGACCATGGCGTGGGGGCTGGAAGGCCGAGTGCCATTCCTCGATCACGAACTCGTCGAGTTGGCCGCCACCTGCCCGCCCGGTCTCAAGATCGCTCACGGGGGCAAGGGTGTGCTCAAACAGGCTGCGCGCCGGGTGGTCCCGGCAGCGGTGATCGACCGGCCCAAAGGGTACTTCCCGGTCCCGGCGTTGACTCACCTCGAAGGTCCGTATCTGGATCTGGTCCGCGACGCGCTGTACGCGCCAGAGGCCAAGGAGCGCGGCCTGTTTCGTCCCGAGGCCGTCGACCGGCTGTTGGCCGATCCGAACGGCAGGCTGACTCCTCTGCGTGGCAACGAGTTATGGCAAATCGCACTGCTCGAGTTGTGGCTGCAGCGCCACGGCGTGACGGGAGCCTCGGCATGA